A genomic region of Marinobacter sp. NP-4(2019) contains the following coding sequences:
- the slyA gene encoding transcriptional regulator SlyA, translating to MRDQFPFAVARVTRRWRKLLDERLKDLGVTQARWTTMVYLREGGEGLTQRELASLMAIENPTLVRLLDSLEQQGLIERRPCPNDRRARRLHLTDNGRAFMEDLTERAAKLREEMLEGISDKEIECAIKVFHKIMENAEKQK from the coding sequence ATGAGAGATCAGTTTCCTTTTGCCGTTGCACGGGTCACCCGTCGCTGGCGCAAACTGCTGGATGAGCGCCTGAAAGATCTGGGTGTGACTCAGGCACGCTGGACCACCATGGTCTATCTCAGGGAAGGCGGCGAAGGCCTGACCCAGCGTGAACTGGCCAGCCTGATGGCGATTGAAAACCCGACCCTGGTTCGCCTGCTGGACAGCCTGGAGCAGCAGGGCCTCATTGAGCGCCGCCCCTGTCCCAATGATCGTCGTGCCCGCCGCCTGCACCTGACGGATAATGGTCGTGCCTTTATGGAGGACCTGACCGAGCGGGCCGCCAAGTTGCGGGAGGAAATGCTGGAAGGGATTTCTGACAAGGAAATCGAGTGCGCGATCAAAGTCTTCCACAAGATCATGGAAAACGCCGAAAAGCAGAAATAA
- a CDS encoding DHA2 family efflux MFS transporter permease subunit, which translates to MSNNTVEGLKARYGERWRWLAVFTVMLGTMATVLSATVVNVALHDIMLEFGIRQGQVHWLATGFIAAMTTTMLTSSWLLDHFGLRKTLATAMALFSLISLAGGFASSPEQLIAARIGQGAMAGLMQPMGMYLVFRIFPQERRGQAMGIYGMGVILAPALGPVLGGFLVDQLDWRYVMFAPAPVTLLGVFMAWRFLPLPVSRPAPYRFDLPGLVLLGTTIAVSLDALNRLQNMSGNRHWLILEGLVVVTTLLLFVWRERRTRHPLLNIRLLRQPVFLYANLGALALGLALFGSTYLVPLFVQTALNFSATEAGLLMLPAGIALGMTFPLAGRLADKHSARALVVFGIALFAASAALFALSDLELAFGWLALWTILGRVGLGFMLPALSTGALNPLEPHELGAGSSTINFTRQLGGAYGVNIVALTIEFGDHAGGIPTIDAFHTAWWLVAIFVAVAAIPVWRMRA; encoded by the coding sequence CTGAGTAATAATACGGTCGAGGGGCTGAAGGCCCGGTATGGTGAGCGCTGGCGCTGGCTGGCCGTGTTCACGGTGATGCTTGGTACCATGGCCACGGTACTGAGTGCCACCGTGGTCAACGTTGCGCTGCACGACATTATGCTGGAATTCGGTATTCGCCAGGGCCAGGTCCACTGGTTGGCGACCGGCTTCATCGCAGCCATGACCACCACCATGCTGACCTCCAGCTGGCTGCTTGATCATTTTGGTCTCCGCAAGACCCTGGCGACAGCCATGGCGCTGTTCAGCCTGATTTCTCTGGCAGGCGGGTTTGCTTCATCACCGGAACAACTGATCGCCGCCCGTATCGGCCAGGGTGCCATGGCCGGACTGATGCAACCCATGGGCATGTACCTGGTATTCCGGATTTTCCCCCAGGAGCGTCGTGGCCAGGCGATGGGAATCTACGGCATGGGCGTCATCCTGGCGCCTGCGCTGGGGCCGGTGCTGGGCGGGTTTCTGGTGGACCAACTGGATTGGCGCTATGTGATGTTTGCACCTGCGCCGGTCACGTTGCTGGGTGTGTTCATGGCCTGGCGTTTCCTGCCGCTGCCGGTGTCGCGGCCGGCGCCCTATCGTTTTGACTTGCCCGGGCTGGTACTGCTGGGCACGACCATTGCGGTGTCCCTGGATGCGCTGAACCGGCTGCAGAATATGTCCGGCAACCGCCACTGGCTGATACTGGAAGGCCTGGTGGTGGTGACCACCCTGTTACTTTTCGTGTGGCGTGAACGCAGGACCAGGCACCCATTGCTGAATATCCGCCTGTTGCGTCAACCGGTCTTTCTGTATGCCAATCTTGGCGCGCTTGCGCTCGGGCTGGCGTTATTTGGTTCCACGTATCTGGTGCCCCTGTTTGTACAAACCGCCCTGAACTTTTCTGCAACGGAGGCGGGTCTGTTGATGTTGCCTGCGGGGATTGCCCTGGGCATGACGTTTCCACTGGCAGGAAGACTGGCGGACAAGCACAGTGCCCGCGCCCTGGTGGTTTTCGGTATCGCGCTGTTTGCCGCATCCGCGGCGTTGTTTGCGCTGTCCGATCTGGAGCTGGCGTTTGGCTGGCTGGCGTTGTGGACCATCCTGGGGCGGGTTGGCCTTGGGTTTATGTTGCCCGCGTTGTCGACCGGTGCCTTGAATCCGCTTGAGCCCCATGAGCTGGGGGCGGGCTCCAGCACGATCAATTTTACGCGGCAGCTTGGGGGTGCCTATGGCGTCAATATCGTTGCCCTTACGATTGAATTCGGGGATCACGCCGGAGGTATCCCTACCATTGACGCCTTCCATACGGCCTGGTGGCTGGTGGCGATCTTCGTTGCGGTGGCCGCCATACCGGTTTGGCGAATGCGGGCGTAA
- a CDS encoding TMEM165/GDT1 family protein, whose protein sequence is MDAFLSSTLAVAIAEIGDKTQLLSLFLVARYARRLPIILGIFVATVLNHALSAMLGAWVAKWIPDAWLPWILAVSFVAIALWLLIPDKDDSDDSKFLGMGAFMATTVMFFIAEIGDKTQVATVVLAARFTETVWVIIGTTVGMLLANIPVIMAGKWLMDRLPLATARIGASVLFIVLAIATVWAALATA, encoded by the coding sequence ATGGACGCTTTCCTATCTTCGACCCTCGCTGTTGCCATTGCCGAAATTGGTGATAAAACCCAACTGCTGTCTCTGTTCCTGGTGGCCCGCTACGCACGGCGTTTGCCCATCATTCTTGGTATTTTTGTCGCCACGGTACTGAACCATGCGCTTTCAGCTATGCTGGGGGCCTGGGTTGCCAAATGGATACCAGACGCCTGGCTGCCATGGATCCTGGCGGTGAGCTTCGTTGCCATTGCCCTGTGGTTGCTGATCCCGGACAAGGATGACAGCGACGATTCGAAGTTCCTCGGCATGGGGGCGTTCATGGCAACCACCGTGATGTTCTTTATCGCCGAGATCGGCGACAAAACCCAAGTGGCAACCGTGGTGCTGGCGGCGCGATTTACAGAGACCGTTTGGGTTATTATCGGTACAACCGTCGGGATGCTGTTGGCCAACATTCCAGTTATTATGGCGGGGAAGTGGTTAATGGACCGGTTGCCGTTGGCAACGGCCCGGATTGGCGCCAGCGTGCTTTTCATTGTCCTGGCGATTGCAACGGTCTGGGCGGCACTGGCTACGGCCTGA
- a CDS encoding L,D-transpeptidase family protein encodes MSCKRVLALMAVGLVLSWSGAYGAEQDKTRVIDSSETPDRQPRVPTFAVDGDLAGSLSVFTTKYEDTFAAIGNDLSLGYLELVKANPGVDPWLPGDGTRITLPRQYVLPDVERKGIVINLAEYRLYYFTDKGVQVYPVGVGTDDNPSPLTDAEVTMPLESPAWYPPASIRAEYAASGDYLPRMIPAGPDNPLGSHALMLSEEGYLIHGTNKQFGVGMQVSHGCFRMYNEDISRFVYQVSKGTPVRVIKQPVKIGLSGGEVWLEVHRPHEEYGDQDREWLWQEVTEALDDFLQRRPGVEIQRRAIELAVDQADGIPTMVGEQIPGRQLASDDSNMEKPANVDDRETAPRLWF; translated from the coding sequence ATGTCGTGTAAACGAGTTCTGGCGTTGATGGCCGTCGGCCTTGTTCTGTCCTGGAGTGGTGCCTATGGAGCAGAACAGGACAAGACCCGGGTTATTGATTCCTCTGAAACACCGGATCGCCAACCGCGGGTGCCGACGTTCGCCGTTGATGGGGATCTTGCCGGATCGTTGTCCGTGTTTACGACGAAGTATGAGGACACCTTCGCAGCGATCGGTAATGACCTGAGCCTGGGCTATCTGGAACTGGTGAAAGCCAATCCCGGTGTTGACCCATGGTTGCCGGGCGATGGCACCCGCATCACCCTGCCCCGTCAGTATGTTCTGCCCGATGTTGAGCGCAAGGGCATTGTTATCAACCTGGCGGAGTATCGCCTGTACTACTTCACCGACAAGGGGGTCCAGGTTTACCCCGTCGGGGTGGGCACGGATGACAACCCGTCACCGCTGACCGATGCGGAAGTCACCATGCCTCTGGAATCTCCGGCCTGGTACCCACCGGCCAGTATTCGGGCCGAATACGCAGCCTCTGGTGACTACCTGCCAAGAATGATCCCCGCTGGCCCTGACAATCCGCTTGGTAGTCATGCCCTGATGCTGAGTGAAGAGGGCTACCTGATCCACGGTACCAACAAGCAGTTCGGGGTTGGTATGCAGGTCAGTCACGGTTGTTTCCGCATGTACAACGAGGACATTTCACGCTTTGTCTATCAGGTCAGCAAAGGCACGCCGGTACGGGTGATCAAGCAACCTGTGAAGATTGGACTGTCTGGTGGCGAAGTCTGGCTGGAAGTTCATCGTCCCCATGAGGAATACGGAGACCAGGACCGGGAGTGGTTATGGCAGGAGGTCACGGAAGCGCTGGACGACTTCCTCCAGCGCAGACCCGGGGTTGAAATCCAGCGTCGTGCCATAGAGCTTGCTGTCGATCAGGCGGATGGCATTCCCACCATGGTGGGGGAACAGATCCCGGGCCGCCAACTGGCATCGGACGACAGCAACATGGAAAAACCGGCGAATGTCGACGACAGGGAAACAGCGCCACGGCTCTGGTTCTGA
- a CDS encoding NfeD family protein produces MRSLSSRGFTWSLFVFLLGSMLALGSLAYSVYAQEKASGTALVLTVEGAISPATMDYVVRGIQRAESEGAGLVIIRMDTPGGLMESMRGIIKEILGSSVPVATYVSPAGARAASAGTYILYGSHIAAMAPATNLGSATPVQMGGVPGMEDPPAEEPDEKSEDGKDTKKDDSAEKEASESDDKRRGGTAMERKVLEDAVSYIRGLAERHGRNADWAEEAVREAVNLGATEALERNVVDVVASSLPDLLRQIDGRTVRMAGGELTLATANLELVHSAPDWRTRLLSVLTNPNVAYFLMIIGFYGIIFELSNPGAIFPGVIGAICLILALFAFQVLSVNYAGLALIMLGLAFIVGEAFMPSFGILGIGGIIAFVIGSVILMDGSHRDISLPMVGGTAAVAGGFILWTAMRLIGLRKRHPVSGPEQISHEHALALEDFEPREGHYQGHVRMSSERWNATSSSPVKAGDQLNVTAIEGLTVVVEPGDTTKK; encoded by the coding sequence ATGAGATCACTGTCCTCCAGGGGATTCACCTGGTCCCTGTTCGTATTTCTGCTGGGAAGTATGCTGGCACTGGGATCCCTGGCCTATTCCGTGTATGCGCAGGAAAAAGCCTCCGGTACCGCATTGGTATTGACCGTCGAGGGCGCCATTAGCCCGGCAACCATGGACTACGTGGTACGTGGCATACAGCGTGCGGAATCCGAAGGCGCCGGCCTCGTCATTATCCGTATGGACACCCCCGGTGGGTTGATGGAATCCATGCGTGGAATCATCAAGGAAATTCTCGGCTCGTCCGTGCCGGTGGCCACCTATGTCTCGCCTGCGGGGGCCCGCGCGGCCAGTGCTGGCACCTACATCCTTTATGGTAGTCACATTGCCGCCATGGCGCCGGCCACCAACCTGGGTTCCGCAACCCCCGTCCAGATGGGAGGGGTTCCGGGGATGGAGGATCCACCGGCCGAAGAGCCTGACGAGAAGTCCGAGGACGGCAAGGACACCAAAAAGGATGACAGCGCTGAAAAAGAGGCCAGCGAAAGTGACGACAAACGCCGTGGCGGGACGGCCATGGAACGTAAAGTGCTGGAAGACGCTGTCAGTTATATCCGCGGCCTGGCGGAACGCCACGGTCGCAATGCCGACTGGGCGGAGGAGGCCGTACGTGAAGCGGTCAATCTGGGGGCTACCGAAGCTCTGGAAAGGAACGTGGTGGACGTGGTCGCCAGTAGCCTGCCCGATTTGCTGCGACAGATAGACGGTCGCACGGTAAGGATGGCCGGCGGAGAGCTTACCCTGGCGACTGCAAACCTCGAGCTGGTGCACTCGGCACCGGACTGGCGTACCCGTTTGCTGTCAGTCCTCACCAATCCCAACGTGGCCTATTTCCTGATGATCATCGGGTTCTACGGCATCATTTTCGAACTCTCCAATCCAGGTGCCATCTTCCCTGGTGTCATCGGTGCGATTTGTCTGATCCTGGCACTGTTTGCCTTCCAGGTGCTGTCGGTGAACTATGCTGGTCTGGCGTTGATCATGCTGGGCCTGGCCTTCATTGTTGGTGAGGCGTTCATGCCCAGTTTCGGCATATTGGGGATTGGGGGGATCATTGCCTTTGTCATTGGCTCGGTGATTCTCATGGATGGCAGTCATCGGGATATCTCCCTGCCGATGGTAGGGGGAACCGCAGCCGTCGCCGGTGGCTTTATCCTGTGGACCGCGATGCGCTTAATCGGGCTGCGAAAGCGGCATCCCGTCAGTGGTCCGGAACAGATTTCCCATGAACATGCCCTGGCTCTGGAGGACTTCGAGCCCAGGGAAGGCCACTACCAGGGGCACGTACGCATGAGCAGTGAGCGCTGGAACGCCACCAGCAGTTCGCCGGTCAAGGCCGGTGATCAGCTGAATGTCACGGCAATAGAAGGGCTGACGGTGGTTGTGGAGCCGGGAGACACGACGAAGAAATAA
- a CDS encoding slipin family protein yields the protein MIFGDLIPYLAPTVVLLLILASAIKILPEYERGVVFFLGRFQGVKGPGLIIVIPGIQQIVRVDLRVITLDVPSQDVISKDNVTVRVNAVLYFRVVDPERSIIRVEDYAAATSQLAQTTLRSVLGKHDLDEMLSERDKLNNDIQEIIDTQTEEWGIKVANVEIKHVDLNESMIRAIARQAEAERERRAKVIHAEGELQASKKLVEAAEVMSADPGAMQLRYLQTLADMSTGNASTIVFPLPMDMMKAFMDKQKPGLNKPKDSDPGES from the coding sequence ATGATATTCGGAGATCTGATTCCCTATCTGGCACCCACGGTGGTGCTGCTTCTGATCCTTGCATCAGCCATCAAGATCCTGCCTGAGTACGAGCGTGGCGTGGTGTTCTTCCTGGGCCGGTTTCAGGGCGTGAAAGGCCCGGGCCTGATTATTGTTATTCCCGGTATCCAACAGATCGTCAGGGTGGATCTGCGAGTTATCACCCTGGATGTGCCGAGTCAGGACGTTATTTCCAAGGACAACGTTACCGTGCGGGTAAACGCCGTATTGTACTTCCGGGTGGTGGATCCCGAACGTTCGATTATCCGGGTGGAGGATTACGCGGCGGCGACCAGTCAGTTGGCTCAGACAACCCTGCGTTCGGTGTTGGGCAAGCACGATCTGGACGAGATGCTGTCGGAACGTGACAAACTCAACAATGATATCCAGGAGATCATCGATACCCAGACCGAGGAATGGGGTATCAAGGTCGCGAATGTGGAAATCAAGCATGTGGACCTGAATGAGTCGATGATCCGTGCTATCGCGCGACAGGCGGAAGCAGAGCGTGAACGGCGGGCCAAGGTGATCCATGCCGAGGGTGAATTGCAGGCCTCGAAGAAACTGGTGGAAGCGGCCGAAGTAATGTCCGCCGACCCTGGTGCCATGCAGCTTCGTTATCTGCAGACGCTGGCGGACATGAGTACCGGCAACGCATCGACCATTGTATTCCCGCTGCCCATGGACATGATGAAAGCGTTTATGGATAAACAGAAGCCGGGGCTTAACAAGCCGAAGGATTCGGATCCCGGGGAATCATGA
- a CDS encoding Lpp/OprI family alanine-zipper lipoprotein, whose translation MRKLTIAGFALATALTAGCASNQAAIDEANANASSAEQTAENALNTANSASSAARSAQQTADEALAAAQAAQRAADEANERAKRMLERASQK comes from the coding sequence ATGCGTAAACTGACAATCGCAGGGTTTGCACTGGCCACCGCACTGACAGCAGGTTGTGCCTCTAACCAGGCAGCCATCGACGAAGCAAATGCAAACGCAAGCTCCGCCGAACAGACTGCTGAAAATGCTCTGAACACCGCCAACAGCGCTTCCAGCGCTGCACGTTCTGCCCAGCAGACTGCAGACGAAGCACTGGCCGCTGCACAAGCTGCACAGCGTGCTGCTGACGAAGCAAACGAGCGTGCCAAGCGTATGCTCGAGCGTGCCAGCCAGAAGTAA